From the genome of Bactrocera oleae isolate idBacOlea1 chromosome 2, idBacOlea1, whole genome shotgun sequence, one region includes:
- the Root gene encoding rootletin — MQAYRDNFKQTPCPATFESSGTSTGRLPFSKSSRNRNAIDKTSGCVGVANPSGAALSSDTGILTTPGMLSPTQNVEPTSTAALLRQNHELRQRLSDEASNYRRRIDSYKQAQQSQANLVSRLQSKIQQYRQRCTDLEDRMHDSIKHTPVPPCTPKITTGPTSSQVMCSTSMALGQSSLPCSSSLDSPPLTCARDFIVHEDSGELCRKLEDEHSKCEQLIAQNNTLRQQLEESNRTNEAITNDLQKLTNDFSNLRDELLIKEDEYKEEEQAFKDYYNGEHNRLLKMWREVVAVKRAFKDMQSAMKNEVGKMSLEIGSITKDVTNSCGGLSFVLQQAKRITDAELCESRRENNDLKSQLATLKVQFESARQEVLERDQRLLDLMNQLKKLEERCAQAESQAMLANRYNDEIERLNNSIREIAQAVVQDAESTDREADASEANESMQHMHLTRDSGAGMSVPTKSPRRSSARASQAFAEGTISAVQAALHKYQLALHDMQVKFQNTNENLRNTKAQLETNESTKVLLTTKVQQLTEKLDASNSKLSELLKERDSLQKTLEETRQQKQQSEQGRLDLNSAFENLSVDFEKLQIRNGKLQKKIDLLEDDKKAVELEIQRILKDKNILEMNLRSEEDRGSRLREETISLREELNSVSLTRDLLEQQRIESENIINLIEKQKSDLEYDLDKLLLEKCDLQERLEKLSNSSTSTSDELKTLQISLVQTQEERNKLKAEVDEINKEIVSVRKELSSVEKARLELETDNLSYSEKLKCTQLEKEKILQDLACVTRDRGDIHNQLTALCRKKESLNEELMRTRQKLEQTVETNNRLNRNLEEMVKDVEEKQVVIDLHEKETHRLQELLAALRTEKESLEAVLFDTNTQLEATEEKRQQLERDYQEALVREEALKNTVSRLNKELEQCQRRAQETKTQLMNAARAAENDFNQKIANLKAAGEESAKKHADELYKLRTGLEKRMAQALQALQTAKDDEIEKLQERLEALQAHLESLVQQHEEAMIRAENEKQQALLMAHRDKQSLMEKLEGVARELKVEQEGLERLKREHNARDEKQRNAIAQLKDEISAMRTREEENRMKLEECIRKQEMQITSIKEERDNLNRIADELKMDLRLKEDKVEGINNELQDALRKTKEGEGYIDSLRNELTDCRRQLADSNIEKDKYSNSNKELRDHVKHVESAKREQARAIEEALQKINTLQETKSSLENERTRLTTILKETENNMSKTVQELNATKNTLQKTQMDFAQKDEGGKELQNKLAAETESKERSHQELSQIKKQLADLEENLCETRAELGRARCQSNQDEHRFHNREQELLARIEEARGREKRLEDQKHNLEVCLADATQQIQELKARLGGAEGRIRALDEQLACVELHKRDTEHKLSSVAHTLRRIAGIQPDGSVNLTYRLISPTRRYSPIRNGISSSSCHDYDARSTSQCPEASCDLDPDLVRKGVRNLMHQVAQIEREKDDMKVQLAAAKKQLQDAAEQQLRCDGKVGKLQQMLRHLQEEKSNLNTECSMKASALNSLEEKFKQKCDECQQMREKITQLEMQLGSCNEENSQIEDRLEKCRTHGSKLENEKRHLQEELAKAEGRAAKLDLQRVAMEGDINRLQMALQEKDCQLRQAQERLDNQNRAMVQLEERCTSLKTTVDQMKDRLQKTAVTEMELRGEIKVLNKELSEQGHCSQTNEEKLKLLQKQSQAAENEKRILAERLDNAQSNLNELRRSQQAQLDRIQRLQEQVTDMEVQRSALESQLRIAKWNQEAGDSGGITTNVDKGEEEELNRQLKSSQREKSELRNKLQTLQDKVKQLESERKSKFSGGGGISAYDRAEKNMSFYDSGDYDSNRMENAQGSYSCGLDHTVIEQESRDLRLKVRRLETLLAEKESELARLKARVHDSAKCGEGGLDAERYRSAQLHAEKLLDAREQSHRQQVLRLENQISMLREQLAQEAKRRQQYILRSSKANREMQHLRNTLGDSLRHVSQHPLDPNLLESESRRLDNAVSMSLPPSTCRDYDQ, encoded by the exons ATGCAGGCATACCGCGATAACTTCAAGCAAACACCTTGCCCAGCAACCTTTGAGTCGAGTGGAACGTCGACGGGTCGATTGCCTTTTTCTAAATCGAGTCGCAACCGCAACGCAATAGATAAAACATCTGGTTGTGTTGGTGTTGCCAATCCGAGTGGTGCTGCTCTATCTTCTGATactggtatattaacaacaccAGGAATGCTAAGTCCTACACAAAATGTTGAGCCTACATCCACGGCCGCGTTACTGAGACAAAACCATGAGCTTCGTCAACGTCTCTCGGATGAGGCCAGCAACTATCGACGACGTATTGACTCTTACAAACAGGCGCAACAAAGTCAGGCAAATCTTGTAAGCCGCTTACAATCAAAAATACAGCAATATCGACAGCGTTGTACCGATCTCGAGGATCGAATGCATGATTCGATTAAGCACACGCCGGTGCCGCCTTGTACGCCGAAGATAACCACCGGCCCAACCTCTAGTCAGGTTATG TGTTCAACCTCAATGGCGTTAGGTCAATCAAGCCTGCCCTGTTCATCTTCTTTGGACTCGCCGCCTTTAACTTGCGCACGAGACTTCATTGTGCACGAAGATAGTGGTGAACTTTGCCGTAAACTTGAGGACGAGCATAGTAAATGCGAACAACTCATTGCACAAAATAATACATTGCGGCAACAATTGGAAGAATCGAATCGTACGAACGAAGCCATAACTAATGATCTGCAGAAGCTAACTAACGATTTTTCCAATTTACGAGATGAATTGCTTATTAAGGAAGACGAATATAAAGAAGAGGAACAG GCCTTTAAGGATTACTACAATGGTGAACACAATCGCCTCTTGAAGATGTGGCGCGAAGTGGTTGCTGTTAAACGTGCTTTTAAAGACATGCAGTCCGCTATGAAGAATGAAGTTGGCAAAATGAGTTTGGAGATAGGAAGCATTACTAAGGATGTCACGAACTCATGTGGTGGTCTCTCGTTTGTCCTACAGCAAGCTAAACGCATAACAGATGCAGAACTTTGTGAGTCTAGACGTGAGAATAATGATTTGAAGTCTCAATTGGCGACCTTAAAGGTGCAATTCGAAAGCGCACGACAAGAAGTTTTAGAGCGAGATCAAAGATTACTCGACCTAATGAATCAGTTAAAAAAACTTGAAGAACGTTGCGCTCAAGCGGAATCGCAAGCAATGCTGGCCAATCGTTATAATGATGAAATCGAGAGGCTCAACAATTCTATACGTGAAATTGCGCAAGCCGTCGTACAAGACGCCGAAAGTACCGACCGCGAAGCGGACGCTTCAGAGGCGAATGAATCGATGCAACACATGCACTTGACGCGTGATAGCGGTGCCGGTATGAGCGTACCAACAAAATCGCCCCGTCGCAGCTCGGCTCGTGCATCGCAAGCTTTTGCTGAAGGCACTATATCAGCAGTACAAGCCGCACTACATAAATATCAATTGGCCTTGCACGATATGCAAGTGAAATTTCAGAATACTAACGAAAATTTGCGAAATACTAAAGCACAACTCGAAACGAACGAAAGCACGAAAGTACTCTTGACTACGAAGGTACAACAGCTTACCGAAAAACTTGACGCCAGCAATTCGAAGCTATCTGAGTTATTAAAAGAAAGAGATAGTTTACAGAAGACGCTAGAGGAGACACgccaacagaaacaacaaagcgAACAAGGACGTCTCGATTTGAATTCAGCG tttgaaaatcttagtGTAGATTTTGAAAAGCTACAAATAAGAAATGGAAAACTGCAGAAGAAAATCGATTTACTTGAAGATGATAAAAAGGCGGTGGAGCTGGAAATTCAACGGATACTGAAGGACAAAAATATACTCGAAATGAATCTGCG GTCCGAAGAGGATCGCGGTAGCCGTTTGCGTGAGGAGACTATATCATTACGTGAGGAATTAAATAGCGTAAGCCTGACTCGAGATCTGCTTGAACAACAACGTATCGAATCCGAAAATATCATCAACCTAATCGAAAAGCAAAAGTCTGATTTGGAATATGACTTGGATAAACTACTTTTAGAAAAATGCGATCTACAAGAAAGGCTGGAAAAATTATCGAACAGTAGCACTTCCACATCCGACGAATTAAAGACATTGCAAATTAGTTTAGTTCAAACACAGGAAGAGCGCAACAAATTAAAAGCAGAAGTCGATGAAATCAACAAGGAAATAGTGTCAGTTCGCAAGGAGCTAAGCAGCGTTGAAAAGGCTCGTTTGGAATTAGAAACAGATAATTTATCATATAGTGAAAAGCTAAAATGTACTCAACTAGAAAAAGAGAAGATACTGCAAGATCTGGCCTGTGTGACCCGCGATCGTGGAGATATTCATAATCAATTAACCGCGTTGTGCCGCAAAAAGGAATCGCTTAACGAAGAACTAATGCGAACGCGTCAAAAGTTGGAACAAACCGTCGAAACAAATAATCGTTTGAATAGAAATCTGGAAGAAATGGTAAAGGATGTGGAGGAAAAACAGGTCGTTATAGATTTGCATGAGAAGGAGACACATCGACTACAG GAACTTCTGGCGGCATTACGTACCGAAAAGGAATCTCTTGAAGCAGTGCTTTTCGATACGAATACACAATTAGAAGCGACTGAGGAGAAGCGTCAACAGCTGGAGCGTGATTACCAGGAAGCACTTGTACGCGAAGAGGCTTTGAAAAATACCGTTAGCCGTCTCAATAAAGAACTAGAGCAATGCCAACGTCGAGCACAAGAAACCAAAACTCAATTGATGAATGCGGCACGGGCCGCTGAAAATGATTTCAACCAAAAGATTGCTAATCTGAAAGCGGCAGGAGAGGAATCAGCTAAGAAACATGCAGACGAGTTATATAAACTCAGAACAGGGTTGGAGAAACGCATGGCACAAGCGCTTCAGGCGCTGCAAACAGCAAAGGATGACGAAATAGAAAAGTTACAGGAGCGTTTAGAGGCATTACAAGCGCATTTGGAAAGCTTAGTGCAACAACATGAGGAGGCGATGATACGTGCGGAAAATGAAAAGCAACAAGCCCTGCTAATGG CACATCGCGATAAACAATCACTCATGGAAAAGTTAGAAGGAGTCGCGCGAGAATTGAAAGTGGAACAGGAAGGTCTCGAACGCCTAAAACGTGAACACAATGCGCGCGATGAAAAACAACGCAATGCGATAGCACAGCTAAAGGACGAAATCTCGGCAATGCGTACGAGAGAGGAGGAAAATAG AATGAAACTAGAAGAATGTATAAGGAAACAAGAAATGCAAATAACGAGCATAAAAGAGGAGAGGGATAATCTTAATAGAATTGCAGACGAGTTAAAAATGGATCTACGTCTAAAAGAAGACAAAGTGGAGGGAATCAACAATGAATTGCAGGATGCATTGAGAAAAACAAAAGAAG GTGAAGGCTATATAGACAGTTTACGCAACGAGCTTACCGATTGTCGCCGTCAATTGGCGGATAGTAATATTGAGAAGGATAAGTATTCCAACAGCAATAAGGAGCTGCGCGATCATGTGAAGCATGTCGAGAGTGCAAAACGTGAACAGGCACGCGCCATCGAGGAAGCCTTACAGAAAATTAACACGCTGCAGGAAACGAAAAGTTCTTTGGAAAATGAACGTACACGACTAACGACGATTTTGAAGGAGACTGAAAACAATATGAGTAAAACTGTGCAAGAACTCAATGCGACTAAGAATACATTACAAAAAACCCAAATGGATTTCGCACAAAAGGATGAAGGTGGAAAGGAATTGCAGAACAAATTGGCGGCGGAAACCGAATCGAAGGAGCGTAGTCATCAGGAGCTCAGTCAGATAAAAAAACAG CTTGCCGATCTCGAAGAAAATCTATGCGAAACAAGAGCGGAACTTGGACGCGCCCGTTGTCAGTCCAATCAAGACGAACATCGTTTTCACAATCGTGAACAGGAGCTGCTTGCGCGCATTGAAGAGGCACGTGGTAGAGAAAAACGTCTGGAAGATCAGAAACATAATCTCGAAGTATGTCTTGCTGATGCTACACAACAAATACAAGAGTTAAAAGCTCGACTAGGTGGCGCTGAAGGACGTATACGTGCTCTGGACGAGCAGTTGGCTTGCGTAGAGCTCCACAAACGCGATACGGAGCATAAATTGAGCTCAGTAGCGCACACATTGCGCCGCATTGCCGGCATTCAGCCTGACGGTAGTGTCAATCTGACCTATCGTCTCATCAGTCCAACCCGACGTTACAGTCCTATTCGGAATGGCATTTCATCGTCCAGTTGTCATGATTACGATGCTAGGAGCACCTCACAATGCCCGGAGGCATCTTGTGATCTAGATCCCGATTTGGTGCGTAAGGGCGTGCGCAATCTAATGCATCAAGTGGCACAAATTGAGCGTGAAAAGGATGATATGAAAGTACAATTGGCGGCAGCTAAAAAGCAACTACAGGAtgcagctgagcagcaattacgCTGCGATGGAAAAGTCGGAAAACTTCAACAAATGTTGCGACATTTGCAGGAGGAGAAGAGTAACCTTAACACTGAATGTAGTATGAAAGCTTCAGCCTTAAATTCGCTGGAAGAAAAGTTTAAGCAGAAATGTGATGAATGTCAACAAATGCGTGAGAAGATTACCCAGCTTGAAATGCAGTTAGGATCATGCAATGAGGAAAACTCACAGATCGAG GATCGTTTAGAGAAATGCCGTACTCACGGCTCGAAATTGGAAAATGAGAAACGTCATCTCCAAGAAGAGTTAGCCAAGGCAGAGGGCCGCGCCGCGAAGTTAGATTTGCAGCGTGTCGCCATGGAGGGTGATATAAATCGCTTGCAGATGGCTCTGCAAGAAAAAGACTGTCAGTTACGACAAGCACAAGAACGACTAGACAACCAAAATAGAGCAATGGTACAATTGGAGGAACGTTGTACCTCACTTAAGACGACGGTGGACCAAATGAAAGATCGCCTGCAAAAGACAGCAGTCACAGAAATGGAATTGCGTGGGGAAATAAAAGTGCTGAACAAGGAACTCTCTGAGCAGGGACATTGTTCTCAAACAAATGAAGAGAAACTGAAATTACTACAAAAACAATCGCAAGCAGCGGAAAATGAGAAACGTATACTCGCTGAACGTTTGGATAATGCTCAAAGCAATTTGAATGAGTTGCGACGCAGCCAACAAGCGCAATTGGATCGTATTCAGAGACTGCAAGAGCAGGTTACCGACATGGAAGTGCAACGTTCAGCTTTGGAGTCACAATTGCGCATTGCTAAATGGAATCAAGAGGCAGGCGATAGTGGCGGTATAACGACGAATGTCGACAAAGGAGAGGAAGAAGAGCTGAATCGACAATTGAAATCGTCACAAAGAGAAAAATCCGAATTACGTAACAAATTACAAACTCTACAAGATAAAGTTAAGCAATTGGAGTCGGAGCGCAAGAGCAAGTTTTCGGGTGGTGGGGGAATATCAGCTTATGATCGTGCAGAGAAAAACATGTCATTTTATGATTCTGGAGATTACGACTCGAATCGAATGGAAAACGCTCAAGGTTCATATAGTTGTGGCCTTGATCATACCGTTATTGAGCAAGAGTCCCGTGATTTACGTTTGAAAGTGCGACGTTTGGAGACACTCTTAGCGGAAAAGGAGTCCGAATTAGCAAGACTAAAGGCACGCGTACACGACAGTGCAAAGTGTGGGGAAGGTGGATTAGATGCAGAGCGCTACCGTTCTGCTCAACTACATGCTGAGAAGTTATTAGATGCGCGCGAACAGTCCCATCGACAGCAAGTACTCCGTTTAGAAAATCAG aTATCTATGTTGCGTGAACAATTGGCACAAGAAGCCAAACGACGTCAACAATACATTTTGCGTAGCTCCAAAGCCAATCGTGAAATGCAACACTTACGAAATACATTGGGCGATTCGTTACGACACGTTTCGCAACATCCCTTAGATCCCAATTTGTTAGAAAGCGAGTCTAGGCG CTTGGACAACGCCGTTTCTATGAGCCTACCACCGTCAACATGTCGAGATTACGATCAATAA
- the LOC106619581 gene encoding uncharacterized protein — protein MATDILKKQEQARQIRYSRSKFRRINSLDQIPEDPGQEQFTNTMNSNRNPALGYHTELVRRSPRTISASMRQILLFWPQLLINLTFTLIRFILYIPLSIAAPSFWLSALLWIFWKFVRIPVALTKWMLNVDSLMDVSADGPQRHRRTVLIGCGSTIQTLHLARNFYSSGSRVVVFEFEGLFGLARFSTAVDKFYIVPRPSPNNIDSYITALCQIVSKEKPSVYIPVCATSPAYYDALAKQHLELLGCASFIPGVNETNVLDDCLEFFKKCTAHNIAVPPYSVLTSPNNLQQLYENNFISNFRNILMAVGFQGLVERFKYLLPNNRMDFKFNHEISENEKWIVIRDLPGEHYITCTTVKDSRVVSNVTCKVEHETKNLIPVTPLHAHNPTVMSDEAQIDFWLKTFFAKVRFQRSINGHMSFRLIKCQGTAQFIPIGVRVGVSLPYICYNRSHAQILCRTMKCIHRRQLSFTSPDEESALGALTANFRWSSIERSTPTTVLDKREALFAYWDPLPYCAYYHFQLPLKSVKMFLQRRHRSTKTLSPRITMPVQ, from the coding sequence ATGGCGAcagatattttaaagaaacagGAACAAGCACGTCAAATTCGTTACTCACGATCGAAATTTCGCCGCATCAACTCTTTGGATCAAATACCCGAAGATCCTGGGCAGGAACAGTTCACGAACACAATGAATTCTAACAGGAATCCAGCTTTGGGTTACCACACAGAACTGGTGCGCCGATCACCGCGTACGATTTCTGCTTCTATGCGACAAATTTTACTCTTTTGGCCGCAATTGCTGATCAATTTAACATTTACGCTCATACGGTTCATCCTTTATATACCGCTATCAATAGCGGCACCTAGTTTTTGGTTATCAGCCTTATTGTGGATCTTTTGGAAGTTCGTTCGTATACCTGTAGCTCTCACTAAGTGGATGTTAAATGTCGACTCATTGATGGATGTATCAGCGGATGGCCCGCAACGTCACAGGCGCACCGTTCTAATTGGTTGTGGAAGTACAATTCAAACTTTGCATCTGGCACGTAATTTTTATTCCTCCGGTTCTCGTGTGGTGGTGTTTGAATTCGAAGGCCTGTTTGGACTGGCACGTTTCTCTACCGCCGTCGACAAATTCTACATTGTCCCCAGACCTAGCCCAAATAATATAGATAGCTACATAACTGCTTTGTGTCAGATCGTTAGCAAGGAAAAGCCTTCGGTTTATATACCCGTTTGCGCAACGAGTCCTGCCTATTACGATGCACTTGCTAAACAACATTTAGAGCTACTTGGCTGTGCCAGTTTTATACCGGGCGTCAATGAAACGAACGTATTAGATGATTGCttggaatttttcaaaaaatgtacaGCTCATAATATTGCTGTGCCACCCTACTCTGTCCTTACTTCCCCAAACAATCTACAGCAATTGTACGAGAACAATTTTATAAGCAATTTTCGAAATATCCTAATGGCGGTCGGTTTTCAAGGCCTAGTTGAACGTTTTAAATACTTATTACCAAATAATAGAATGGATTTCAAATTTAATCAtgaaataagtgaaaatgaaaagTGGATTGTGATACGTGATTTGCCGGGTGAACATTATATTACTTGCACAACTGTCAAGGATTCTCGAGTGGTATCGAATGTTACTTGTAAAGTAGAACATGAAACGAAAAATTTGATACCTGTAACGCCATTACACGCACATAATCCCACCGTCATGTCCGACGAAGCTCAAATTGACTTTTGGCTGAAAACATTCTTTGCCAAAGTTCGTTTCCAGCGTAGCATCAATGGGCACATGAGCTTTCGTCTGATTAAGTGTCAAGGCACAGCGCAGTTCATTCCAATCGGTGTACGTGTCGGTGTCTCATTGCCATATATCTGCTATAATCGATCTCATGCTCAAATACTTTGCCGCACTATGAAATGCATTCATCGAAGGCAATTAAGTTTTACAAGCCCGGATGAAGAGTCGGCACTCGGCGCGTTGACAGCTAATTTCCGTTGGAGCTCTATAGAACGCTCCACCCCGACCACAGTGCTAGATAAAAGGGAAGCTCTATTCGCCTATTGGGATCCATTACCATATTGTGCTTACTATCATTTCCAATTGCCTCTTAAATCCGTCAAGATGTTTTTGCAACGGCGCCATCGATCGACAAAAACTTTATCGCCACGCATAACAATGCCAGTTCAATGA
- the GatB gene encoding glutamyl-tRNA(Gln) amidotransferase subunit B, mitochondrial, translating into MYKKVLFSKSASKALSTQVQTTKANLKNWKSVVGLEVHAQLLTDSKLFSGSSNEFGAPLNSAVSYFDASLPGTLPVLNRKCVEIGVKTAIALGCRVNEVSMFDRKHYFYADLPVGYQITQQRAALANDGELTFSVIVPGKKTYYKKARLLQLQLEQDSGKSLHDEELKRSLVDLNRAGAPLIELVFAPDLETGEEAASLVKELILILKTLRSCSCKMEEGALRVDANISIHRSGEPFGVRTEVKNIGSVRSISQAITFEIQRQFEVVSNGGVITNETRSWDATARCTVPMRDKEVLQDYRFMPEPNLPPLCLNTSTTVTSCSEVISVALISKGIPELPEDTRSNLIKKYHLSQDVAVILVNETRLLQYFLSIMEHVPGIPAKLVTNFLINDLLTFCNKTNIDSEDCQLSYTHLEDILSALHAGTINLQAGRELIEIIQEHPAQKVQTLIKDHNLEQITDEKMIEQYCRQAIEQHEQAVKQYKSGKKKALFAIVGEVSKLSKQKANMKMVVTYLEKILKSE; encoded by the exons atgtacaaaaaagtATTGTTCAGTAAAAGCGCTTCAAAGGCGCTTTCTACTCAAGTACAAACAACCAAAGCTAATTTAAA aaattggAAGAGTGTTGTTGGCTTAGAGGTACATGCTCAGTTGCTTACCGATTCAAAATTGTTTTCTGGTAGTAGCAATGAATTTGGGGCGCCACTTAATTCAGCGGTTTCATATTTCGATGCTTCTTTACCAGGCACATTACCG GTACTTAATAGGAAATGCGTAGAAATTGGGGTAAAGACAGCTATTGCACTTGGTTGTCGGGTCAACGAAGTATCTATGTTTGACCGTAAACATTATTTCTATGCTGACTTACCG GTTGGCTATCAAATAACTCAACAAAGAGCAGCTTTAGCAAACGATGGCGAGTTGACGTTTTCTGTTATTGTACCAGGGAAGAAAACGTACTATAAGAAAGCGCGTCTACTGCAATTACAATTGGAACAAGATAGTGGTAAATCTTTACACGACGAAGAATTGAAGAg aaGCCTAGTCGATCTTAATCGTGCTGGTGCACCACTTATAGAGCTGGTATTTGCACCTGATTTAGAAACGGGTGAGGAAGCAGCATCATTAGTAAAAGAATTAATATTAATCTTAAAGACCCTGCGTTCGTGTTCCTGTAAAATGGAAG AGGGAGCACTCCGTGTTGATGCTAATATCTCCATTCACAGGAGTGGTGAACCTTTTGGTGTACGTAcagaagtaaaaaatattgggTCAGTTCGCAGCATTTCTCAAGCAATCACTTTCGAAATTCAACGCCAGTTTGAGGTTGTATCAAATGGTGGCGTTATTACAAACGAAACCCGTTCATGGGATGCAACAGCACGTTGTACAGTGCCTATGCGCGATAAAGAAGTTTTACAAGATTATCGTTTCATGCCGGAACCTAATTTACCCCCCTTATGTTTAAATACGTCTACAACTGTTACTTCCTGTAGCGAGGTCATTTCTGTAGCGTTAATTAGTAAAGGAATACCCGAGCTTCCAGAGGATACTCGATCAAATCTAATAAAAAAGTATCATCTAAGTCAGGATGTCGCCGTAATTTTGGTG aatgagACTAGATTATTACAATACTTTTTAAGTATAATGGAGCATGTTCCTGGCATACCGGCGAAACTTGTtacaaactttttaataaatgaTCTCTTAACTTTttgcaacaaaacaaatatagACTCCGAAGACTG TCAACTCAGCTATACCCACCTTGAAGATATTCTTTCAGCGCTTCATGCTGGCACCATAAATTTACAAGCTGGACGAGAGCTTATTGAAATTATACAAGAGCATCCTGCACAAAAAGTGCAAACg CTAATAAAAGACCACAATCTGGAACAAATTACTGATGAGAAAATGATCGAACAATATTGCCGGCAGGCGATTGAGCAACACGAACAAGCTGTAAAGCAATATAAAAGTGGTAAAAAGAAAGCGTTATTCGCTATTGTAGGCGAAGTGTCCAAATTGTCTAAACAAAAGGCCAATATGAAAATGGTCGTCACTTACCTAGAAAAGATTTTAAAGTCAGAATAA